From a region of the Pseudomonadaceae bacterium SI-3 genome:
- a CDS encoding copper-binding protein, which produces MKIFHCVTLSLILLAPPALAQDLLKPEGPTGSPEINGGPATEMVSEPVIHATGTIEALDRERGVVTIVHGPIPALKWPAATMDFQALREQLEGLSPGDQVRISFQSEGDEAALVSIEKP; this is translated from the coding sequence ATGAAGATATTCCATTGCGTCACGCTCAGCCTGATATTGCTCGCCCCGCCTGCGCTGGCCCAGGATCTGCTCAAGCCTGAGGGGCCCACGGGTTCGCCAGAGATCAACGGCGGACCCGCCACCGAGATGGTTTCCGAGCCGGTGATTCACGCCACTGGCACCATCGAAGCCCTGGATCGTGAGCGGGGTGTGGTGACCATCGTTCATGGTCCGATCCCCGCGTTGAAGTGGCCAGCAGCGACCATGGACTTCCAGGCTCTGCGCGAGCAGCTGGAGGGGCTTTCACCTGGTGATCAGGTTCGCATCAGCTTCCAGAGTGAGGGCGACGAAGCGGCTCTGGTGTCCATCGAGAAGCCCTGA
- a CDS encoding PepSY domain-containing protein yields MYHKKLTAALAIAVLGSTSTIALADSPGADWITFEQAMEKAKAAGYTELHSLEVDDKSWEGKGLKADGKKYEFQMEGTTGKIMLDEED; encoded by the coding sequence ATGTATCACAAGAAACTGACCGCCGCGCTTGCCATTGCCGTATTGGGTTCTACCAGCACCATCGCACTGGCTGACTCGCCGGGCGCTGACTGGATTACCTTCGAGCAGGCCATGGAAAAGGCCAAGGCGGCGGGCTACACCGAGCTGCATAGCCTGGAAGTCGACGACAAGAGCTGGGAAGGCAAGGGCCTGAAAGCTGATGGCAAGAAGTACGAATTCCAGATGGAAGGCACGACCGGCAAGATCATGCTGGACGAGGAAGACTGA
- a CDS encoding pseudouridine synthase has translation MFDCLCAHFPAIDRDTWADRFVRGRVLGADGQPLEATHPYQVGLKVYYFREVPDEKPIPFEEQILHLDEHLLVADKPHFLPVMPAGEYVNETLLARLSKGVGNPNLVPIHRIDRLTAGLVLFSTNPESRGRYQALFRERKIDKRYEAICPALPDLDFPRDERLHIVDGEPFFLMKRGDGEPNSETRIEVLERRGELWRYALYPVTGRKHQLRLQMATLGAGICNDPFYPELLERGRRDQDDYANPLKLLARGLEFVDPVTGERRRFESRLQLDW, from the coding sequence GTGTTCGACTGCCTGTGCGCGCATTTTCCGGCGATTGACCGCGACACCTGGGCTGATCGCTTCGTACGAGGGCGCGTACTTGGCGCCGACGGGCAGCCGCTGGAGGCGACGCATCCTTATCAGGTCGGGTTGAAGGTCTACTACTTCCGCGAGGTGCCAGACGAGAAGCCAATTCCCTTCGAGGAACAAATCCTGCACCTCGACGAGCACCTGCTGGTAGCGGACAAGCCGCACTTCCTGCCCGTGATGCCGGCTGGGGAATATGTCAACGAGACCCTGCTGGCGCGCCTGAGCAAGGGTGTGGGCAATCCCAATCTGGTGCCTATCCATCGCATCGATCGCCTGACTGCCGGGCTGGTGCTGTTTTCTACCAATCCCGAAAGTCGCGGGCGCTATCAGGCGTTGTTTCGTGAACGCAAGATCGACAAGCGCTACGAGGCGATCTGCCCAGCGCTGCCTGATCTGGACTTTCCGCGTGATGAACGCTTGCACATAGTCGACGGCGAACCTTTTTTCCTGATGAAGCGGGGCGACGGCGAACCCAACAGCGAGACGCGCATCGAGGTGCTCGAACGCCGCGGCGAGCTCTGGCGCTATGCGCTTTATCCAGTCACCGGGCGCAAGCATCAGCTGCGTCTGCAGATGGCCACGCTGGGGGCCGGCATCTGCAACGACCCGTTCTATCCCGAACTGCTGGAACGCGGCCGGCGTGATCAGGACGACTACGCCAACCCGCTCAAGCTGCTGGCGCGTGGTCTGGAGTTTGTCGACCCGGTGACCGGTGAGCGGCGGCGGTTCGAGAGCCGGCTGCAGTTGGATTGGTAG
- a CDS encoding DNA-binding response regulator — translation MRLLLVEDNVPLADELVASLTRQGYATDWLADGRDADYQGSSEPYDLIVLDLGLPGKPGLEVLRAWRSRGLATPVLILTARDSWAERIEGLKAGADDYLTKPFHPEELLLRIQALLRRAHGVANQPLLQAGGIALDEARQRCHKDGQDIELTAGEFRLLRYFMLHPGQLMSKTQLAEHLYDGETERDSNVIEVHVNRLRGKLGRELIETRRGQGYRFGGAP, via the coding sequence ATGCGCCTGTTACTGGTCGAAGACAATGTGCCGCTGGCCGATGAGCTGGTCGCCAGCCTCACGCGCCAGGGCTATGCCACCGACTGGCTGGCAGATGGTCGCGACGCCGACTATCAGGGCAGCAGCGAACCCTATGACCTGATCGTTCTGGATCTCGGCCTGCCTGGCAAGCCGGGGCTCGAGGTGTTGCGCGCTTGGCGTAGCCGAGGCCTGGCAACGCCGGTGCTGATCCTGACGGCGCGCGACTCCTGGGCCGAACGCATCGAAGGGCTGAAAGCCGGTGCCGACGACTACTTAACCAAACCCTTCCATCCCGAAGAGCTGCTACTGCGTATCCAGGCACTGCTGCGGCGCGCCCACGGCGTAGCCAACCAGCCGTTGCTGCAGGCAGGAGGAATAGCCCTGGACGAAGCACGCCAGCGCTGCCACAAGGATGGTCAGGACATCGAACTGACCGCTGGCGAATTTCGTCTGCTGCGCTATTTCATGCTGCATCCCGGCCAGCTCATGTCGAAAACCCAGCTGGCCGAACACCTTTACGACGGCGAAACCGAGCGTGACTCCAATGTCATCGAAGTGCACGTCAACCGACTGCGCGGCAAGCTCGGCCGCGAGCTGATCGAAACCCGCCGCGGCCAGGGCTATCGCTTCGGCGGCGCGCCTTGA
- a CDS encoding AsnC family transcriptional regulator has translation MQTPLSSIDRKILLLLQHNADLSAAEVAEKVELSQSPCWRRIHRMQEEGLIERKVALLNPKKLGLNMTVFVNIKLSAHGRSNLDEFERAVVGYPEVLECHTMAGESDYLLKVVAKDIDSYERFLRDQLLQRPHVQEAHSHIAMSEVKRTTELPLD, from the coding sequence ATGCAGACCCCGCTGAGCAGCATCGATCGCAAGATTCTGCTGCTGCTGCAACACAACGCCGACTTGTCCGCTGCCGAGGTCGCCGAAAAGGTCGAGCTGTCGCAATCGCCGTGCTGGCGCCGCATCCATCGCATGCAGGAAGAAGGGCTGATCGAACGTAAGGTCGCCCTGCTCAACCCGAAGAAGCTCGGGTTGAACATGACGGTGTTCGTCAACATCAAGCTCTCCGCCCATGGCCGCAGCAACCTCGACGAATTCGAGCGCGCAGTCGTGGGTTATCCCGAAGTGCTGGAGTGCCACACGATGGCCGGCGAGTCGGATTACCTGCTCAAGGTAGTGGCCAAGGACATCGACAGCTACGAACGCTTCCTGCGTGATCAACTGTTGCAGCGGCCGCATGTTCAGGAAGCACACAGTCATATCGCGATGAGCGAGGTAAAACGGACTACGGAGCTGCCGCTGGATTGA
- a CDS encoding thiamine pyrophosphate-requiring protein, with the protein MAMTVGDYVIERLYQWGVRRIYGYPGDGINGVFGALNRSNEKIRFIQARHEEMAAFMASADAKFNGGLGVCIATSGPGAAHLITGLYDARLDHMPVLAITGQKSRTSLGSHYQQEIDLPALFKDVSGAFVEQASAPPQVRHLIDRAIRTAVGERKVATIILPSDLQDAEYSEPPRAHGAVHSGIGYTLPKMVPYEADLQRAAEVLNDGKKVAILVGAGALNATDEVIAVAEKLGAGVAKALLGKAAVPDDLPWVTGSIGLLGTEPSYKLMTECDTLLMIGSGFPYSEFLPEEGQARGVQIDLKADMLSIRYPMEVNLQGDSAETLRALLPMLQEKTERKWRKRVEEWRMDWESVLEKRALVEANPINPQRVAFELSPRLPDYSIITSDSGSCANWYARDVKMRRGMMGSLSGGLASMGAAVPYAIAAKFCHPDRPVVAMVGDGAMQMNNMAELITVAKYWKEWQNPQWICCVFNNEDLNQVTWEQRVMEGDPKFEASQDIPNVPYHRFAESIGLIGIYVDREDQVAAAWDKAFAADRPVLIEFKTDPDVPPLPPHITLEQAKAYASVLLQGDPDQAGIIKQSAKQVLSKFMPGRDRDEGKDRG; encoded by the coding sequence ATGGCAATGACAGTCGGTGACTACGTAATCGAACGCCTCTACCAATGGGGCGTGCGCCGCATTTATGGCTACCCCGGCGACGGCATCAACGGTGTGTTCGGCGCGCTGAATCGCTCCAATGAAAAGATCCGTTTCATTCAAGCCCGACATGAGGAAATGGCCGCGTTCATGGCTTCGGCCGACGCCAAGTTCAACGGCGGCCTGGGGGTTTGTATCGCCACGTCCGGGCCGGGTGCGGCGCATCTGATTACCGGCCTCTATGACGCCCGACTGGACCACATGCCGGTGCTGGCAATCACCGGTCAGAAATCGCGTACGTCACTGGGCAGCCACTACCAGCAGGAAATCGACCTGCCGGCGCTGTTCAAGGATGTATCCGGTGCGTTCGTCGAGCAGGCCAGCGCACCGCCGCAGGTTCGGCATTTGATCGACCGGGCGATCCGCACCGCAGTCGGCGAGCGCAAGGTCGCCACCATCATCCTGCCGAGCGACTTGCAGGACGCCGAGTACAGCGAACCTCCCCGCGCCCACGGGGCCGTGCATTCCGGCATCGGCTATACGCTGCCGAAGATGGTGCCCTACGAAGCTGACCTGCAGCGTGCCGCCGAGGTGCTCAACGATGGCAAAAAGGTCGCCATTCTGGTGGGCGCCGGTGCGTTGAATGCCACCGACGAGGTCATCGCCGTGGCCGAGAAACTCGGGGCTGGCGTTGCCAAGGCGCTGCTGGGCAAGGCTGCCGTGCCTGACGATCTGCCTTGGGTCACCGGCTCTATCGGCTTGTTGGGCACGGAGCCGAGCTACAAGCTGATGACCGAGTGCGACACCCTGCTGATGATCGGCTCAGGCTTCCCCTACTCCGAATTCCTGCCTGAAGAAGGTCAGGCCCGCGGCGTACAGATCGACCTCAAGGCCGACATGCTCAGCATCCGTTATCCGATGGAAGTGAATCTTCAGGGCGACTCGGCTGAAACCCTACGCGCGCTGCTGCCCATGTTGCAGGAGAAGACTGAGCGCAAATGGCGCAAGCGCGTCGAAGAGTGGCGCATGGATTGGGAAAGCGTGCTGGAGAAGCGAGCCCTGGTGGAGGCCAACCCGATCAACCCGCAGCGTGTCGCCTTCGAGCTGTCACCACGGCTGCCGGATTACTCGATCATCACCAGCGACTCGGGCTCCTGCGCCAACTGGTATGCCCGCGATGTGAAGATGCGCCGCGGCATGATGGGCTCGCTCTCCGGCGGCCTGGCTTCGATGGGAGCAGCGGTGCCCTACGCCATTGCCGCCAAGTTCTGTCACCCGGATCGCCCGGTAGTGGCGATGGTCGGCGATGGCGCCATGCAGATGAACAACATGGCCGAGCTGATCACGGTCGCCAAGTACTGGAAGGAATGGCAGAACCCGCAGTGGATCTGCTGCGTGTTCAATAACGAGGACCTCAATCAGGTCACCTGGGAACAGCGCGTGATGGAGGGCGACCCGAAATTCGAGGCGTCGCAGGATATTCCCAACGTGCCTTACCACCGCTTCGCCGAATCCATTGGCCTGATCGGCATCTACGTCGACCGCGAAGATCAGGTCGCGGCAGCCTGGGACAAGGCCTTCGCGGCGGATCGGCCGGTGTTGATCGAATTCAAGACCGACCCGGACGTACCGCCACTGCCCCCGCACATCACACTGGAACAGGCCAAAGCTTACGCTTCGGTACTGCTGCAGGGTGATCCGGATCAGGCCGGGATCATCAAGCAATCAGCCAAGCAGGTGCTCAGCAAGTTCATGCCTGGACGTGACAGGGATGAGGGCAAGGACAGGGGATGA
- a CDS encoding choline dehydrogenase: MSADRLLDALYHPRGGAGRAPDVFQRHGWVPMREYPEHEPVDFAIVGTGAGGGTLACKLAEAGFSVVAFDAGAWWRPLEEFASDEAHQEKLFWTDERLCDGENPLKLGTNNSGKAVGGSTVHFAMVSLRMRPEWFKARSLLGYGFDWPIDWQEMWHYYEEVEQALKIAGPVRYPWGPKRPRYPYRQHEVNASGLALAKACEAMGVDWAPTPLATLSAPRDNAPPCVYRGFCVTGCSTNAKQSVLNTWIPRALKAGAEIRDLAMVGRIETDADGLANGVHYHRNGEWRFQRARHVVVAGYAIETPRLLLNSANPRHPDGLANSSGLVGRNLMVHTNQAVWGRVDEEIRWYKGPPSLAITEHWNYEDRGKDFHGGYAIMSQGPLPAAWAATQTGNHGLWGQALVDEMAHYNHQVGLKIVGETLPQERNRVSLAEEKDQYGLPIARVTWSMGDNDQRLVDHSIDFMRRGLEGMGARDIWSEADGTAHLMGTARMGYDPATSVVDGDCRSWDIPNLWICDGSVFPTSGGVNPSLTIQAIACRTADRICELAARGEL; the protein is encoded by the coding sequence ATGTCCGCTGATCGACTACTGGATGCGCTTTATCACCCACGCGGCGGTGCCGGTCGTGCGCCGGATGTCTTCCAGCGCCATGGCTGGGTGCCGATGCGTGAATATCCGGAGCACGAGCCAGTGGACTTCGCCATTGTCGGCACCGGCGCGGGTGGCGGCACCCTCGCCTGCAAGCTGGCCGAAGCCGGCTTCTCGGTGGTCGCTTTCGACGCTGGTGCCTGGTGGCGACCGCTGGAGGAATTCGCCTCTGACGAGGCGCATCAGGAAAAACTGTTCTGGACCGACGAACGCCTGTGCGACGGCGAAAACCCGCTGAAGCTCGGCACCAACAACAGCGGCAAAGCGGTCGGCGGCAGCACGGTGCACTTCGCCATGGTCTCGCTGCGCATGCGTCCCGAGTGGTTCAAGGCGCGTTCGCTGCTCGGCTACGGGTTCGACTGGCCAATCGATTGGCAGGAGATGTGGCATTACTACGAAGAGGTCGAGCAGGCACTGAAAATCGCCGGTCCGGTGCGCTATCCGTGGGGCCCGAAGCGCCCCCGTTACCCTTATCGACAGCATGAGGTGAATGCTTCCGGCCTGGCATTGGCCAAGGCCTGCGAAGCCATGGGCGTGGACTGGGCACCGACACCCCTGGCGACGCTCTCGGCGCCGCGCGACAACGCGCCGCCCTGCGTCTACCGCGGCTTCTGCGTCACCGGTTGCTCGACGAATGCCAAGCAGAGCGTGTTGAACACCTGGATTCCACGGGCATTGAAGGCCGGCGCGGAGATTCGCGACCTGGCCATGGTGGGTCGCATCGAAACGGACGCCGATGGCCTCGCCAACGGCGTGCATTACCACCGTAACGGCGAGTGGCGCTTCCAGCGCGCACGCCATGTAGTGGTCGCTGGCTATGCCATCGAGACGCCGCGGCTGCTGCTCAATTCAGCGAACCCGCGTCATCCGGACGGGCTCGCCAATAGCAGCGGTCTGGTCGGCAGGAATCTGATGGTGCATACCAACCAGGCGGTGTGGGGGCGTGTCGATGAAGAGATCCGCTGGTACAAGGGGCCGCCATCGCTAGCGATCACCGAGCACTGGAACTATGAGGACCGCGGCAAGGATTTCCATGGCGGCTACGCGATCATGAGCCAGGGGCCGTTGCCGGCCGCCTGGGCTGCGACTCAGACCGGCAATCACGGTCTCTGGGGACAGGCGCTGGTGGATGAAATGGCGCACTACAACCATCAGGTCGGGCTGAAGATCGTCGGCGAGACACTGCCGCAAGAGCGCAACCGCGTTTCCCTCGCCGAGGAAAAAGACCAGTACGGACTACCCATCGCTCGGGTCACCTGGTCGATGGGTGACAACGATCAACGGTTGGTAGACCACTCCATCGACTTCATGCGCCGTGGTCTGGAAGGCATGGGTGCGCGTGACATCTGGAGCGAAGCAGACGGTACCGCGCACCTGATGGGCACCGCACGTATGGGCTACGACCCGGCTACCAGCGTGGTGGATGGTGACTGCCGCAGTTGGGACATCCCCAACCTGTGGATCTGCGACGGGTCCGTGTTTCCGACCTCGGGTGGCGTGAACCCCTCATTGACCATCCAGGCCATCGCCTGCCGCACCGCAGACCGCATCTGTGAGCTGGCGGCCCGCGGTGAGTTGTAA
- a CDS encoding gluconate 2-dehydrogenase has protein sequence MNNRYPDYDVLRKRQGPSWNEPSRQVVDRRLAVPREHGFFNTTQRRTLEALCERIVPQPTDRPPIPVAALVQFKVAEGRGDGYRDARLPPLQQAWPLGLDALDSEAQQRHQCCFAELAAAEQDALIAAMQRDELNSAAWQGMPAAAFFSHRVVHDISAAYYSHPTAWNELGFGGPASPRGYVRLAEDSRDSWEAAEAHPGEEAKASKLNRHVR, from the coding sequence ATGAACAACCGCTACCCCGACTACGACGTGTTGCGCAAACGCCAAGGGCCATCGTGGAACGAGCCGAGCCGTCAGGTCGTCGACCGCCGGCTGGCGGTGCCGCGCGAACACGGTTTTTTCAACACGACGCAACGACGCACGCTGGAGGCATTGTGCGAGCGCATCGTCCCGCAGCCAACGGATCGACCACCGATACCGGTCGCCGCGCTGGTGCAATTCAAGGTCGCCGAGGGACGTGGCGACGGCTACCGTGATGCGCGACTGCCTCCGCTGCAGCAGGCCTGGCCGCTCGGCCTCGACGCCCTCGACAGCGAAGCGCAGCAGCGCCATCAATGCTGTTTCGCGGAGTTGGCCGCAGCCGAGCAGGACGCACTGATCGCCGCCATGCAGCGCGACGAGCTGAACAGCGCCGCTTGGCAAGGCATGCCCGCCGCCGCCTTCTTCAGCCACCGCGTGGTGCACGACATCAGCGCCGCCTACTACAGCCACCCGACCGCTTGGAACGAACTCGGCTTCGGCGGCCCGGCCAGCCCACGCGGCTACGTGCGCCTCGCCGAAGACAGCCGCGACAGCTGGGAAGCCGCCGAAGCTCATCCCGGCGAAGAAGCCAAAGCCAGCAAGTTGAACCGCCATGTCCGCTGA
- a CDS encoding mandelate racemase produces MTKRPDAAIRSMQVAAYRIPTDAPEADGTFQWDATTLVVVQLEAGGQAGLGYTYADASLVRLIEGHFRDLLEGADAFAIGQLNERLWASVRNLGRSGLAACAISAVDTALWDLKARLLDLPLAHLLGMRREDVAVYGSGGFTSYDDGRLREQLGRWVQEDGCHWVKMKIGADSPRDAERVRVAREAIGEAGLFIDANGAHTPRSAIAFAHRIAELQVGWFEEPVSSDDLAGLRQVREALGASGQAMDVTAGEYAYTPDDFRRLAEHGSVDVLQADLTRCGGVSGFLQAAGLCEAFHLDLSAHCAPALHLHACCAAPRFRHQEWFHDHVRLESLLFDGAPQVERSRIAPDLARPGHGLTLREADARRYAI; encoded by the coding sequence ATGACCAAGCGTCCGGACGCCGCCATCCGCAGCATGCAGGTGGCGGCCTACCGCATCCCGACCGATGCGCCCGAGGCCGACGGCACCTTCCAGTGGGACGCCACCACTCTGGTAGTGGTGCAGCTCGAGGCCGGCGGCCAGGCCGGGCTGGGCTACACCTATGCCGACGCGTCGCTGGTGCGGCTGATCGAGGGTCATTTTCGCGATCTGCTTGAAGGCGCGGATGCGTTCGCCATTGGCCAGCTCAACGAGCGGCTCTGGGCGAGCGTACGCAACCTGGGGCGCTCCGGCCTCGCAGCCTGCGCCATCTCGGCGGTGGACACGGCGCTCTGGGATCTCAAGGCGCGGCTACTCGATCTGCCGCTGGCGCACCTGCTGGGCATGCGCCGTGAAGACGTCGCTGTCTATGGCAGCGGAGGCTTCACCAGCTACGACGATGGGCGCTTGCGCGAACAGCTGGGCCGCTGGGTACAAGAGGACGGCTGCCACTGGGTGAAGATGAAGATCGGTGCCGACTCGCCGCGTGATGCTGAACGCGTTCGCGTCGCACGCGAGGCAATCGGCGAAGCCGGGCTGTTCATCGATGCGAACGGGGCGCATACACCGCGCAGTGCCATTGCCTTTGCCCACCGCATCGCCGAGCTACAGGTCGGCTGGTTCGAGGAGCCGGTCAGTTCCGACGATCTGGCCGGGCTACGCCAGGTACGTGAAGCCCTCGGCGCCAGCGGCCAGGCCATGGATGTAACGGCGGGCGAATACGCCTACACGCCGGACGACTTTCGCCGACTGGCCGAGCACGGGTCGGTGGACGTGTTGCAGGCGGACCTTACCCGCTGCGGCGGTGTGAGTGGCTTCCTCCAGGCGGCCGGATTGTGTGAGGCATTTCATCTCGACCTGTCTGCGCACTGCGCCCCGGCGCTGCACCTGCACGCCTGCTGCGCCGCGCCGCGCTTTCGTCATCAGGAATGGTTTCACGATCACGTCAGGCTGGAGTCGCTGCTGTTCGACGGAGCGCCACAGGTTGAACGCAGCCGGATAGCGCCGGACCTGGCACGGCCGGGCCACGGCCTGACGTTGCGCGAGGCCGATGCTCGCCGCTACGCAATCTGA
- a CDS encoding peptidase, whose protein sequence is MKTLTTLITAATLALGANLAMARDLGPDEALKLRDAGTIQSFEKLNEAALAKHPGATVEETELEEEYGRHIYQVELRDDKGVQWDLELDAKTGEVLKDHQDD, encoded by the coding sequence ATGAAAACACTGACTACGCTGATCACTGCCGCCACCCTCGCCCTCGGCGCCAACCTGGCCATGGCCCGCGATCTGGGACCGGATGAAGCTTTGAAGCTGCGCGATGCGGGCACCATCCAATCCTTCGAGAAACTCAACGAAGCTGCACTGGCCAAGCACCCCGGGGCTACCGTCGAGGAAACCGAACTGGAAGAAGAATACGGTCGCCACATCTATCAGGTTGAATTGCGCGACGACAAAGGTGTGCAATGGGACCTGGAGCTCGACGCCAAGACCGGCGAAGTACTCAAGGACCATCAGGACGACTAA
- a CDS encoding endonuclease, producing MPEGPSIVILREEVAAFTGKTIERAEGNSKLDKSSLVGQTVRSFRSWGKHFLIELNDVSLRIHLLLFGSYRINERKESAPRLSLGFPNGELNFYGCSVQFIEGSLDEAYDWRADVMSDAWDNRTTLRKLRKRPRLLACDALLDQTLFSGSGNIIKNEVLFRTRIHPLSLIGDLSAPKLRELTREVRTYSFEFLQWKREGTLKAHWLAHTKTTCPRCKIPFVKAKSLGRSKRRAFYCERCQKRYGDSDQVSVDAPVAEE from the coding sequence ATGCCTGAAGGCCCATCCATCGTCATCCTTCGCGAAGAAGTTGCCGCATTCACCGGCAAGACCATCGAGCGCGCGGAGGGTAATAGCAAGCTCGACAAATCAAGCCTGGTCGGCCAGACGGTGCGGTCGTTTCGCAGTTGGGGCAAGCACTTCCTGATCGAGCTGAACGACGTCTCCTTGCGTATCCACCTGCTGCTATTCGGCAGCTACCGGATCAATGAGCGCAAGGAATCCGCGCCGCGCCTGAGCCTGGGTTTCCCGAACGGTGAGCTGAATTTCTACGGCTGCTCGGTGCAATTCATCGAAGGTTCGCTGGACGAGGCGTACGACTGGAGAGCGGACGTCATGAGCGACGCCTGGGACAACCGCACAACGCTCAGGAAGCTGCGCAAACGGCCACGACTGCTCGCCTGCGATGCACTGCTGGATCAAACGCTGTTTTCCGGCTCCGGCAACATCATCAAGAACGAGGTGCTGTTTCGCACCCGCATCCATCCGCTTTCGCTGATCGGCGATCTCTCTGCGCCGAAGCTCAGGGAGCTGACGCGTGAGGTCCGGACCTACAGCTTTGAGTTCCTGCAGTGGAAGCGAGAGGGCACGCTCAAAGCGCACTGGCTCGCGCATACCAAAACCACCTGTCCGCGCTGCAAGATTCCCTTCGTCAAAGCCAAGTCGCTGGGCCGCAGTAAGCGCCGCGCTTTCTACTGTGAGCGTTGTCAGAAGCGCTACGGCGACAGTGATCAGGTTTCGGTCGATGCACCGGTCGCTGAAGAGTAG
- a CDS encoding peptidase, translated as MRPAPLLIIPLTLLLAATPVASRDLDQDEALRLRREGLIQPLESLLNQAMERHPGARLLEAELEEEDGIYVYEIELLTADGVARELELDARDGRLLKDEED; from the coding sequence ATGCGACCCGCCCCTCTTCTCATCATTCCACTGACCTTGCTGCTCGCCGCCACTCCGGTGGCGAGCCGCGACCTGGATCAGGATGAAGCCCTGCGCCTGCGTCGCGAGGGGCTGATCCAGCCGTTGGAAAGCCTGTTGAACCAGGCGATGGAGCGCCACCCCGGCGCCCGGCTGCTGGAAGCCGAACTGGAAGAAGAGGATGGCATCTACGTTTACGAGATCGAACTGCTGACTGCAGACGGCGTCGCCCGCGAGCTGGAACTGGACGCGCGCGACGGTCGTCTGCTCAAGGACGAAGAAGACTGA